The window TTCTTGCGGTTTCGATTGCGGCCTCGGATGCGGCGGCAAAGTCGGAGGATATTCCGCTCTACCGCTTCTTTGGCGGTCTGCAGGCGAACGTTCTGCCCGTCCCGATGATGAACATTCTGAACGGCGGCGCACATGCGACGAACTCCGTCGATACGCAGGAGTTCATGATTATGCCCGCAGGCGCACCGACGTTCCGCGAGGCTCTGCGTTGGTCGACCGAGGTGTTCCACGCCCTTCAGTCCCTCCTCAAGAAGGAAGGAAAGACGACGGCGGTCGGCGACGAGGGCGGCTTTGCGCCGGATCTTGACTCCGATGAGGATACGATCGAGCACATCCTCAAGGCGATTAAGAACGCCGGCTACGAGCCCGGTCGGGACTTCGTTCTTGCGATGGATGCGGCATCCTCCGAGTGGAAGGATAAGGAGAAGGGCAAGGGCTTCTACCATCAGCCGAAGTCCGGCAAGAAGTTCACGTCCGACGATCTCATCAAGCATTGGGAGTCCCTCGTTGACAAGTATCCGATCTACTCCATCGAGGATGGTCTCGATGAGGAGGACTGGGACGGCTGGAAGGCGATGACGAAGGCGCTCGGTCACAAGGTTCAGCTCGTCGGCGACGATCTCTTCGTCACGAACACGGAGCGTCTGAAGAAGGGCATCGACCTCGGCGCAGGCAACTCCATCCTCATCAAACTGAACCAGATCGGCTCGGTTTCCGAGACGCTTGAGGCGATCAAGATGGCGCACAAGGCGGGCTACACGGCGGTCACGTCGCACCGCTCGGGCGAGACCGAGGATACGACGATCGCGGATCTCGCGGTTGCGCTCAACACGGCGCAGATCAAGACGGGTGCGCCGTCCCGTTCCGAGCGCGTTGCGAAGTACAACCAGCTGCTCCGCATCGAGGAACAGCTCGGTGCGAGCGCGGTCTATCCGGGCAAGCGTGCGTTCAGCTTCATGAAGTAAGATCTCCCGTTACGGATGCAAAATCCCCCACCAACGGTGGGGGATTTTTGTGTTTTGGTATATGGTGCTGTGGTCATGTTCCTAAGCGTTCACGTCGGACATACCACGTCGCTAGAGCACCTCTACAATCTCCACCGCAGCCTTGCGCTGTGTGTGACGTGCGGACGGAACGCCCTTCTCCGTGGCATAGCCGATGGGGAAGATGGCGATGAGATCGTAGTCCGCCATCTGCGGAAATGATTCTTTCATCTTGTTTACATCGAAATGTCCGACCCATGTCGAGCGCAGCCCCTCGTTGTGAATGGCGAGCATGATGTAGGTTGCGACGATCGCGGCATCCACATCGGCAAAATTGCGCTCGTCATACTGCCGTACCCACGCGTCCTCGTTCTTTCCGCCGACGACAAGGAAAACGCCCGCGCCGAAGGTGTAGTTCGTCGTCTCGGCGAGCTTTGCGCGTGCATCGGGACTTTCAACCGCCCAGACCTTGAACGGCTGCTTGTTGACGGCGGTCGGTGCAAGACGTGCCGCCTCGAAGATGCGTCCGAGCGCCTCGTGCGGGATCTCGCTGTCCGAGAGTGAGCGGCAGGAGAAGCGCTCCTGAATGAGCTCGTTAAATTCCATGGCAGTACCTCCTTTGATGATTCACCACAAGTATAGCACAGATCGGTGCGGACGGGGGCGATTTTCAGTCCCTTTTAGGAAATTTGTGCTATACTGAACCAATATCATATTGGATTGGATGTGAGGTGGATGATGCGGAAAACGGGAAGCGCGCTGCTCGCGCTGTTCGTGATGGTACTGGGGCTTTTCTTTCCGTCTGCGCGTGCCGAGGCAATCGACGCATGGGGGATTGCGGCGCAGGCACTCGGCGTGCTGGGGGCATATCACTCCGCACTTGGTGCAGTGCTCGCGCTCGGCAACGATGTCCATGCACAGGTGGAGAGCCGGCGGCAGGATCTTGCAGAAAATGGACGCGCACGCAACGTGCGGGATATTCAGCTCGTAGATGGGATCATGGAACGGCTCGTGCGCGATGGCGGCTATGTGCTCCGTGTGAACTCGCTGCCCTTCACATGGGCGCTCACGGACAGCCCTGTCTTTAATGCCGCCTGCTATCCGACGGACTACGTGACGATCAACCGCGGGCTCGTGCGTGGGTTGAACGGGAACGTGGATGAGCTTGCCGCCGTGCTCGGGCACGAGATGACGCACGGCATCCGTCAGCACAGCGCACACAACTACGCGCAGGCAGCGGCGCAGTTCTACGGGATGAGCTTTCTCAACATGAATTTCGGGCTGATGGACTGGAACAAGCTCAATGCGCTTGTGGGCTACTCCGTTGCGAAGAATGTCACGCTGCCTACAGAGTACGAGGCGGATGAGGGCGGGTTTTATATCATGACGAGCGCGGGCTTCAACCCGGGCGGCGGAGCGGCAGCGATGGCACGCATGGGCTACTATCTGACCTATGTGACGCAGGAACTTGCGGAGTATCAAGATCCGAAGGAGAAGGATCTGCCGCAGGACGACTTCTCCGATCATCCCGCGACGGAGCGGCGCGAGGCAAAGCTCGTGGGTTATATGACGGACTACAGCGCGGGTCATGTCACCGTGCGCGACCGCAGGACGGTCTGCATCGACGGGACACCGCTCCTGACGGTGACATGGACGGATGAGGACTACGACAACAGCCCCGAGAATGCGTATCTCGTGGCAGGTGCGCTTGCCCGCGCCTTTCATGACTATGATCGTGCGGAGGACTGGCACATCGGTCTCACCGATGATGGCAGTGTGACCATGGACGGCGACCCGCGTGTGAATGAGCTTCTTGTACATTTCCTCGCACGGGAGAAGGCGGGGGAGAGGCTGCTTACGCTTGTTCGCGATGCCTATACAGGTGAGGCGGAAAGCGGCGCACGGGAACAGCTGCGTGCCGTGGAAGAAAAGCGTGCGCAGGCGCAGGAGGCGGCGCGTGCGGAGGTGGAGAACGCCGATGCGAAGGCGATCCAAAAGATGCGTGAGAACAGCGATGCCTACAGCGACTACGGCGACAGTGTGCGTGCGCTCATGCTGATGGAACGCGTCTTTGCCGCACCGCATGACGAGCACCGTGCGCAGAGTTACGTCATACGTGCGCGTGCCTACGCCGTGCAGGGCGATTGGGAACGCGCACGTGCGGATGCGGATCGGGGTGTTGCGGACGATCCGAAGGATGTGCTCACATGGCTGAACCGCAGCGATGTGCGGCGCATGATGGGCGACCGTGCGGGAGCGCTTTCCGATGCACGCAAGGCAATCGAGACGGATGCGAAGAATCCGTACGGCTATCTGATTGCGGCAGAACTCTCCGATGAGATGGGGAACACCGAGGAGGCGCAGGCGTATTTTAAGAAGCTCTACGACGTCGAGCCGAAGGCACTCGGGCGCATCCCGGACGAATACCTCGAAGCCGTGGATCGGCGTGCCTATACAAAGAGGATGAAGGAAAAGGAGAAGGCGCGTGCGGAGCGCGAGAAGAACATCCGCGAAAAACGGAACGAGAAACATCGTTCCGCAGAGGAGGGCGATGCGGATTGACAACGCCGAATGCGTTGGGAGGAATGGGGAATGACGAAGATGGGGGAAAAGGCACAGGAGATCGGAGCGCGTGAGGCGAATGCGACGCGTGCGATCTTCTTTGTCAGCGGGTTTGGTGCGGCATCGTGGGCACCGCTTGTTCCGGTGCTGCGTGAGCGGTTGGCTGTCGGGGATGATCTGCTCGGGATTCTGCTCCTTTGCATCGGGATCGGCTCGCTCGTGGTGATGCCGCTTGCGGGCGTGCTCGCCGCGCGTGTCGGCTGTCGGCGCGTGCTCATCGCGGCGGCTGTCCTCTATGCGGCGGGGCTGCTCTCGATCTGCTTTGTGGATTCGTTTTGGATCGCTGTGCCGGTGATCTTTTTCTTCGGTGGTCTGATGGGCTGCGTGGATGTCGTCATGAACATCGCGGCGGTTGTGGTCGAGCAGGGGGTCGGGCGGCGCATCATGAGCGGGATGCACGCATTTTGGAGTCTGGGCGGGTTCGTTGGCGCAGGGCTCTACGGCGTGTGGGTCGCCCTTCTCGGGCTGACGGCGCTTCAGTCCACCGTGATCGCTGCGCTGCTCATGCTCGTGCTCACCGCCATTTTTGGAAAGAACCTCATTCCCTACGGCGGGGGCGGCGGGACGCTCATCGCCACCCCACGTGGTATTGTCGTCTTTATTGGTGCGGCGACCTTCATCGCATTTCTCAGCGAAGGTGCGGTGATGGATTGGGGCGGCGTCTATCTGACGACGGTGCGCGGGATGGATCTCTCGCTTGCCGGCATGGGGTTCTCTGTGTTCTCCGCGGCAATGCTTCTCATGCGCTTCCTCGGTGATCGTACGGTGCAGCATTTCGGGCAGTGTTCCGTCGCCGTCGGTGGTGCACTTCTCACCTTTGCCGGCATTCTGCTCGTCATGTTCGCACCTGTGGATATACTTCTTTATCTCGGATTTTTTTCCATCGGCATCGGCAGTGCGAATATCGTTCCTGTCTTTTTCTCGCTCATGGGGCGGCAGACGGTTATGCCCGTCGGTACGGCGGTCTCTGCCGTGAGTACGATGGGGTATCTCGGTATTCTCGCGGGTCCTGCCGCCATCGGATTCGTCTCCTCGGTGACAAGCCTTACCGCTGCGTTCGGTATGCTTGCCGCGCTCAGCGTCGTGCAGGCGGCAGTCGGCTTCTATGTCTTTCGCAGGGGCGTCTGATGCGGGCATAAAAAAACACCATTCCGTACGGAATGGTGTTTTTTTATGCTTACTGTGCCAACGCATTGACCTTCTTGGCAAGACGCGACTTCTTACGGGCAGCAGCGTTCTTGTGATAGACGTTGTTTGCAGCCGCCTGATCGATGGACTTGTATGCTGCAACGAGGAGATTTTTCGCCTCGTCTGCATTGCCGGCAGCAACCGCGTCGTTGACGCTGCGGATGGCGCGGCGGACGCGCGTCTTTTCCGCAACATTGCGTGCATGGCGCTTGGCGTCAGACTTTACACTCAGAATGGATGCCTTGATGTTTGGCAAATTGTTCACCTCCTCAACGAAAAATGTACTGGGTCATTCTATCACACGGCTCTCTAAAATGCAAATTTTTTTTCGCGCGCACCGACGGCGCAGAGGCCTGCGGCGTTCAGGAGGAGTATGAGTGCGGTCGCCAGATGCCAGAGCACGGCCGAAACCGGACTTAGGATGCCTGCCGCCGCAAGACCGACCCCGATGAACCCCAATGTATTTCCAAAGATTTCGTTCTGTTCGATTTTTTCGCGCGTGCGCCGCGCCATGCGGACAAGTATCGGGAGCTTGTGCAGAGCACCGCCCCGAATCATGGCGTCGGCGGAGGCATTGCTGCCGCTCAGCGTGAGGAGAAGGGTGCTTCCATGCACCGCGCATTGGTGAGAACGGACGTGTGCGGCGGGCGTGGAAGATCCTGCTGCGTGCGTTAGCTCTGCGTCGGTGCGCAGATCTGAAATACCTGCCGCCGCGCCGATGTGTGCTGCTGTCTCGCGATCCTTGTCTACGCGCAGGACGGGATGCAGTCCCATGCGGCGCAGCACACTGACGGTCTGCGGGAACGCCGGGTCGAGGCTGCCCGTACGGCACAGCAGGGCAGTGTCAAACGCGATCACTTCCGCGCGTCCGAGATCTGTGAGAACATCGCCCGTACGGATGAAAATGCCGCGCCGCGCCAGACTGAGCTCCGCTCCTGCCGCAGCTGCCGAACCCGCGAGGATATAGGCACAGGGCGTGAATGCGATGACCGCCGTCACGGCACGTATCACATCGCCCGTGCTCTGATAAATGAGCGCGGCGATACCAAGCAGCAGCAGATAGATGACCGCCGTTTGGGGAATTCCCTTTTGTCCCGTATGTGTCATGTGTACCCCTCCTTGTCCGGACGAAAAAATCTACGCCAATCGGACGGACTTCACTTTATCAGCGATTTCTTGAAAACGAACTTGTTTCACTTTTGAACATATAGTACAATAAAACTGAAAAAACCGTAAGAAACAGTTCGTCCGGAATGTCCGTTATCGGACAAAATACGCAATATGTTCAAATAAACGAGATCGAGGGATCGTATGGAGCGACGCCGCCAAAAAACCAGACAGGCAATTCTCACTGCATTTCAGGAACTGCTCGCGCAGAAGCGCTATGAGCATATCATCGTGCAGGACATCATCGAAGCAGCAAACGTTGGGCGCAGCACCTTTTACACACATTTCGAGACGAAGGATATGCTGCTGCGTGCGATGTGCGAGGATATGTTTTCGCACGTCCTTGTGGATGTGACGGACGAGGGCAGTCACGACTTCTCCCATGATCCTGACAACCCGGCGGTCATCATCTCGCATATGCTCTACCATATGCAGGATCAGCAGAAGAACATCCGCAGCCTCCTGACGTGTGAGAGCAGGGACATCTTTCTCCGCTACTTCCGCGAGAAACTGAGCGAGACACTGACCGCACGCGGACATGCCCTCCTGCACGAACACGCGTTGCCCGACGACTTTCTCATCAACCACATCACCGGCAGTTTTATGCTCATGGTGGAGTGGTGGATGCAGGGCGGCTGCCGCAGATCCCCCGAGGAAATGACGGAGATGTACACTGCACTCATTGTCCCCATCTTCCGCTCCGAAGATGGGAAAAAACGATAGAATCCCCGAAAATCAACGAGATTTCAGAATAAATTTTCTTTGCATTTCTTCTTGATTCGTGCATGAACATAGGGTAAAATAATTGTATGATAAATACGAAACATGGAAGGTTCAAAAGTCCCTCCCGTTTTGTGATATAATTTGAAAAAAGCCTGAAAATACGGCGAAAATTTGCAGGAAAACGGCGCTGTTTATCGAATTAAATATGTATCATAGAGTATCATAAAACGCGAAAAGGGAGGATAAATACGATAAAATGAGTTCTACCTCATTGAAATCGGCAGGAAAAAGGCGAAGCGGCCGGGTGTATGGCGAGCCCGACCGATTTGCCATTGCATATATGTTGGGGATACCACCCGGTATCCGTGAGGGGAGAAATACCTATGAGAAAAACAGAGTGCTTGGCAATGATTTTGGCGGGCGGACAGGGCAGCCGTCTGGG of the Selenomonas dianae genome contains:
- a CDS encoding MFS transporter, with product MTKMGEKAQEIGAREANATRAIFFVSGFGAASWAPLVPVLRERLAVGDDLLGILLLCIGIGSLVVMPLAGVLAARVGCRRVLIAAAVLYAAGLLSICFVDSFWIAVPVIFFFGGLMGCVDVVMNIAAVVVEQGVGRRIMSGMHAFWSLGGFVGAGLYGVWVALLGLTALQSTVIAALLMLVLTAIFGKNLIPYGGGGGTLIATPRGIVVFIGAATFIAFLSEGAVMDWGGVYLTTVRGMDLSLAGMGFSVFSAAMLLMRFLGDRTVQHFGQCSVAVGGALLTFAGILLVMFAPVDILLYLGFFSIGIGSANIVPVFFSLMGRQTVMPVGTAVSAVSTMGYLGILAGPAAIGFVSSVTSLTAAFGMLAALSVVQAAVGFYVFRRGV
- a CDS encoding nitroreductase family protein produces the protein MEFNELIQERFSCRSLSDSEIPHEALGRIFEAARLAPTAVNKQPFKVWAVESPDARAKLAETTNYTFGAGVFLVVGGKNEDAWVRQYDERNFADVDAAIVATYIMLAIHNEGLRSTWVGHFDVNKMKESFPQMADYDLIAIFPIGYATEKGVPSARHTQRKAAVEIVEVL
- the rpsT gene encoding 30S ribosomal protein S20 translates to MPNIKASILSVKSDAKRHARNVAEKTRVRRAIRSVNDAVAAGNADEAKNLLVAAYKSIDQAAANNVYHKNAAARKKSRLAKKVNALAQ
- a CDS encoding TetR/AcrR family transcriptional regulator, which gives rise to MERRRQKTRQAILTAFQELLAQKRYEHIIVQDIIEAANVGRSTFYTHFETKDMLLRAMCEDMFSHVLVDVTDEGSHDFSHDPDNPAVIISHMLYHMQDQQKNIRSLLTCESRDIFLRYFREKLSETLTARGHALLHEHALPDDFLINHITGSFMLMVEWWMQGGCRRSPEEMTEMYTALIVPIFRSEDGKKR
- a CDS encoding M48 family metalloprotease is translated as MRKTGSALLALFVMVLGLFFPSARAEAIDAWGIAAQALGVLGAYHSALGAVLALGNDVHAQVESRRQDLAENGRARNVRDIQLVDGIMERLVRDGGYVLRVNSLPFTWALTDSPVFNAACYPTDYVTINRGLVRGLNGNVDELAAVLGHEMTHGIRQHSAHNYAQAAAQFYGMSFLNMNFGLMDWNKLNALVGYSVAKNVTLPTEYEADEGGFYIMTSAGFNPGGGAAAMARMGYYLTYVTQELAEYQDPKEKDLPQDDFSDHPATERREAKLVGYMTDYSAGHVTVRDRRTVCIDGTPLLTVTWTDEDYDNSPENAYLVAGALARAFHDYDRAEDWHIGLTDDGSVTMDGDPRVNELLVHFLAREKAGERLLTLVRDAYTGEAESGAREQLRAVEEKRAQAQEAARAEVENADAKAIQKMRENSDAYSDYGDSVRALMLMERVFAAPHDEHRAQSYVIRARAYAVQGDWERARADADRGVADDPKDVLTWLNRSDVRRMMGDRAGALSDARKAIETDAKNPYGYLIAAELSDEMGNTEEAQAYFKKLYDVEPKALGRIPDEYLEAVDRRAYTKRMKEKEKARAEREKNIREKRNEKHRSAEEGDAD
- the eno gene encoding phosphopyruvate hydratase encodes the protein MRDYLRIAQVIGREIIDSRGNPTVEAEVVLEDGTIGRGASPSGASTGEFEALELRDNDKSKFGGKGVSKAVENVNAKIAPALVGIEASDIYAVDQAMFDVDGTKDKSKLGANAILAVSIAASDAAAKSEDIPLYRFFGGLQANVLPVPMMNILNGGAHATNSVDTQEFMIMPAGAPTFREALRWSTEVFHALQSLLKKEGKTTAVGDEGGFAPDLDSDEDTIEHILKAIKNAGYEPGRDFVLAMDAASSEWKDKEKGKGFYHQPKSGKKFTSDDLIKHWESLVDKYPIYSIEDGLDEEDWDGWKAMTKALGHKVQLVGDDLFVTNTERLKKGIDLGAGNSILIKLNQIGSVSETLEAIKMAHKAGYTAVTSHRSGETEDTTIADLAVALNTAQIKTGAPSRSERVAKYNQLLRIEEQLGASAVYPGKRAFSFMK